TCGTCTTCATATCCATCTGAATCCACTCCTTTGCCTACTTCCCCATAACAAGGATCGCCCTTCTGAACGGTTCTTTGCAATGATTTCTTTACGACTATTGTAATACAAAAGCGGACAGAAGGAAAACGTTTTTCCCTCTGTCCGCTGCTGCAATCGGATAAAACTCCGGGCTACAGCCCCAGGCCCATATTCAGATCGATGATGCCCACTGCATAGGGAGCAATTTCATACTGCCCGAACACGAAATGGATATTTCCCGATCCATCCAGATAGTAGTTCTGAGGCAGTTTCTTCAGTCCCCTGAAATCCGAGTAGAAATAATGGCCCTTGCCATAGTCCGTGGACCAGAGGGCTTCGTTGATCTTTTCCAGGGTAAAGGCTCCCTTATGCCGGGGGGCCACCAGCTTCTGCCATTCCACCGGTTCGCCGGTGGTCAGGTCAAAAGTCACCCCCAGCTCCCAGCTGGTGGGATGGGCTGCCCGCTCGATGAAATCATACCCGTAGCGCTGGAAGGACAAGTACCGGTTCCCGTGATGGCTCACCTGGTAATCCACCCGGGACGTCAGGCGTTCGTCCATGGTGTCGGCCTTTTCATAGGCTTTCTGGGAAATCCTGGCCGCCTTCTCAAAGTACCTGGAAATCTTCCGGGACACTTCCGGATTGCCCACCACCCGTACCTGGGGATAATGGATGATCAAATCTCTTTCCTTGATCAGGCCGCTGCGGATCACAATTCCCTTCTGGGCATAGATCACCTGGCCGGGCACATAGC
This genomic interval from Acidaminococcus timonensis contains the following:
- a CDS encoding DUF3298 and DUF4163 domain-containing protein, coding for MQHIVQKALAGLCLMGLCSLPALAGAQEAKPTATHAAHYALEQELQGYVPGQVIYAQKGIVIRSGLIKERDLIIHYPQVRVVGNPEVSRKISRYFEKAARISQKAYEKADTMDERLTSRVDYQVSHHGNRYLSFQRYGYDFIERAAHPTSWELGVTFDLTTGEPVEWQKLVAPRHKGAFTLEKINEALWSTDYGKGHYFYSDFRGLKKLPQNYYLDGSGNIHFVFGQYEIAPYAVGIIDLNMGLGL